A single genomic interval of Terriglobus albidus harbors:
- a CDS encoding HD domain-containing protein, with the protein MTTDTLPTISGVTIPDSKLAQAITTFIRDTETSLLFNHSSRVYLFAALAGKRRGLNFDPELLYAGAMFHDIGLMPSHSSPRDRFEVDGANAARDFLRSHKIPEQEIDHVWTAIALHTTPGIPQYMHPVVALVTAGVEMDVLGIDYTSFADADREAVVNAFPRTPAFKEDILQAFYDGIHHKPETTFGNVKADVLADKDPNFKRGNFCRVIRNSMWRG; encoded by the coding sequence ATGACCACCGACACCTTGCCCACCATCTCCGGAGTCACCATTCCCGACAGCAAACTCGCGCAAGCGATTACCACCTTCATCCGCGACACCGAGACTTCCCTGCTCTTCAACCACTCCAGCCGTGTTTATCTCTTTGCGGCGCTTGCTGGTAAGCGCCGTGGGCTGAACTTCGATCCTGAACTCCTCTATGCGGGAGCGATGTTCCATGACATCGGTCTGATGCCTTCCCACAGCAGTCCTCGCGATCGTTTTGAAGTAGACGGAGCCAATGCCGCGCGCGATTTTCTGCGCAGCCACAAGATCCCGGAGCAGGAGATCGATCACGTCTGGACAGCCATTGCACTGCACACCACGCCGGGTATTCCGCAGTATATGCATCCGGTCGTCGCCCTGGTGACCGCGGGAGTCGAGATGGATGTGCTTGGCATTGACTACACCAGCTTTGCCGACGCCGATCGCGAGGCTGTGGTCAACGCCTTCCCACGGACGCCAGCCTTCAAGGAAGACATCCTACAGGCCTTCTACGACGGCATTCATCACAAGCCGGAGACTACCTTCGGCAACGTGAAGGCCGACGTGCTCGCCGATAAAGACCCGAACTTCAAACGCGGTAATTTCTGCCGTGTGATCCGAAACTCCATGTGGCGCGGTTAA
- a CDS encoding GlxA family transcriptional regulator gives MRKVVIVGPPPVQILDVAGPLEVFSNVPGYEVQLAHPGTGDTLPTHRGFALTNAIPIREITGKIDTLVVVGGPGAENGIYDETFIAWIAEAGAKARRVAAICTGAFLLAKAGLLDGRNAVTHWNFCDRMAKEFPEVTVKAESIFLKDGPIYTSAGITAGIDLCLALVEEDHGHEAALRVARFLVMFLVRPGGQSQYSHMLSRQAITSQPLRELQVWMLEHLREHLTVDRLAERMGMSARNFTRVCLREMRMNPGQFVDRMRVEAAQQMIDSSSMGLKEIADACGFRSADAMRRTFLRVLGVTAGEYVNRFRRDATKA, from the coding sequence ATGAGGAAGGTTGTGATCGTCGGTCCTCCTCCGGTCCAGATTCTCGATGTTGCCGGGCCGCTGGAGGTCTTCAGCAATGTCCCCGGATACGAGGTACAGCTTGCCCATCCGGGAACCGGCGATACTCTTCCAACTCACCGGGGCTTTGCCCTGACCAACGCCATTCCCATTCGCGAGATCACAGGAAAGATCGACACACTGGTCGTCGTCGGAGGTCCCGGAGCGGAGAACGGCATCTACGACGAAACCTTCATTGCCTGGATCGCTGAAGCAGGCGCCAAAGCAAGGCGTGTCGCCGCCATTTGCACCGGAGCTTTCCTTCTCGCAAAAGCTGGTCTGTTGGATGGAAGAAATGCCGTCACGCACTGGAACTTTTGTGACCGGATGGCCAAAGAGTTTCCTGAAGTCACGGTAAAAGCCGAATCTATCTTCCTGAAGGACGGGCCGATTTATACCTCCGCGGGCATCACCGCCGGTATCGACCTATGCCTTGCGCTCGTCGAAGAAGACCACGGACATGAAGCGGCGCTACGCGTCGCTCGCTTCCTCGTCATGTTCCTGGTGCGACCGGGCGGGCAATCGCAGTACAGCCATATGCTCTCGCGCCAGGCGATCACTTCTCAGCCCCTTCGTGAGCTGCAGGTGTGGATGCTGGAACATTTGCGCGAACACCTCACCGTTGACCGTCTTGCGGAACGCATGGGAATGAGTGCACGTAACTTCACTCGCGTCTGCCTGCGTGAGATGCGTATGAACCCGGGGCAATTCGTTGACCGCATGCGAGTTGAAGCTGCGCAGCAGATGATCGACAGCTCATCGATGGGATTGAAGGAGATTGCGGATGCCTGCGGCTTCCGCTCAGCCGATGCCATGCGTCGTACGTTTCTTCGTGTGTTGGGTGTAACGGCGGGTGAGTATGTGAATCGCTTCCGGCGGGATGCCACGAAAGCATAG
- a CDS encoding methyl-accepting chemotaxis protein, protein MKNLTIKQKLMSATGALTLLAMVLGGAFAYRVSTLGDTIHTLGVDDAHKFYLAGVADASGSEMLAAQRGELAQAAMGNWDMAAQREHQYAQHEAEFRKAIKGIRDVGVGSAGADLLNKTEATLDRLAPIHVRFAAAVNNHDLKQAADLNLNELTQPLEEADNLSSQILEHQQKIMTDASNDARSSVVTAESISMTLLLLAFIASAVVGWIVIRLERDLRKNVLALNQGAEQIASAASQISSSSQNLARDSSEQAAMIEETSASSEEISSMAKRNADNARSAMGIVGTAVGTSHQSAAAVKECVNSMTSINESSQQIAKIINVIDKISFQTNILALNAAVEAARAGEAGAGFAVVAEEVRNLAQRSAEAARETSALIGAALTNAEDGRTKIESMAEAGAKLEGSFTEIKSLVDQIGDGSSEQVGGVDQIARAIGRMESVTQKNAANAEESAAAAEQLNAQSGALYELAARLGAMVGVQTSSRAMTHQSAKSVSAKPAVKAAAKPAKPMIRPVAIPVPVAVGAGNDANFVEF, encoded by the coding sequence ATGAAAAATCTGACAATCAAGCAAAAGCTTATGAGCGCAACAGGCGCCCTCACCCTTCTGGCGATGGTTCTGGGCGGGGCATTCGCCTACCGCGTAAGTACTTTGGGGGATACGATTCACACGCTTGGTGTGGATGATGCTCACAAGTTTTATCTCGCCGGCGTTGCCGATGCCTCTGGTTCCGAGATGCTGGCTGCGCAGCGTGGCGAACTCGCCCAGGCCGCCATGGGGAACTGGGATATGGCTGCCCAACGGGAACATCAGTACGCACAGCACGAAGCTGAGTTCCGCAAGGCGATTAAAGGAATTCGCGACGTTGGAGTAGGCTCCGCTGGTGCAGATCTATTGAATAAAACCGAAGCCACGCTCGACCGCCTGGCTCCAATCCATGTGCGGTTTGCCGCCGCGGTTAACAATCACGACCTCAAGCAAGCGGCCGACCTGAACCTGAATGAGCTCACGCAACCGCTTGAAGAAGCGGACAACCTGAGCAGTCAGATCCTCGAGCACCAGCAGAAAATCATGACAGATGCGAGCAATGATGCCCGTAGCTCCGTAGTTACCGCAGAGTCGATTTCGATGACGCTGCTGCTCCTTGCGTTTATTGCCTCCGCTGTCGTTGGTTGGATTGTCATTCGTCTGGAACGCGACCTGCGCAAAAACGTGCTCGCCCTGAACCAGGGTGCGGAGCAGATTGCCTCTGCAGCCTCGCAGATCTCTTCCTCCAGCCAGAACCTGGCTCGTGACAGCTCGGAGCAGGCGGCGATGATCGAAGAGACATCGGCCTCCTCTGAAGAGATCTCGTCCATGGCGAAGCGCAACGCAGATAATGCGCGCTCTGCGATGGGAATCGTCGGCACTGCCGTTGGCACCTCCCATCAGAGCGCGGCGGCCGTGAAGGAGTGCGTCAACTCGATGACCAGCATCAATGAGAGCTCGCAGCAGATTGCGAAGATCATCAATGTCATCGACAAGATTTCGTTCCAGACCAATATCCTGGCGCTGAATGCAGCGGTGGAAGCAGCCCGCGCCGGTGAGGCCGGAGCAGGCTTCGCTGTGGTTGCCGAAGAGGTGCGTAACCTTGCCCAGCGTTCGGCCGAAGCAGCACGTGAGACCTCCGCCCTGATCGGAGCAGCACTGACCAACGCCGAAGACGGCCGCACCAAGATCGAATCGATGGCGGAGGCTGGAGCCAAACTCGAAGGCTCCTTTACTGAGATCAAGTCGCTGGTCGACCAGATCGGCGATGGATCCTCGGAGCAGGTCGGCGGTGTCGATCAGATCGCACGCGCCATCGGCCGTATGGAGTCGGTGACACAGAAGAACGCCGCGAACGCGGAGGAGTCTGCCGCAGCCGCTGAGCAGCTCAATGCGCAGTCAGGCGCACTTTACGAACTGGCTGCCCGCCTTGGAGCCATGGTTGGCGTGCAGACCTCATCTCGCGCAATGACTCATCAAAGCGCGAAGAGCGTTTCGGCGAAGCCTGCCGTAAAGGCTGCCGCAAAGCCTGCAAAACCGATGATCCGTCCGGTGGCCATCCCCGTTCCCGTCGCTGTCGGCGCCGGCAACGACGCAAACTTTGTGGAGTTCTAG